TTTCGGATTGAAAAGGCTGAGTATGTTTTTCCACCGTGGTTTTCCAAGGAGGCAAAGAAACTACTAAGTCGCATTCTTGATCCAAACCCTCTCACAGTAAGTCTTAAATtagttcttttgtttttagaataattggataactaatttttgaagaattttgtgatagatttataaatttttacagaaaataaaagcaacaaaaaattttttaaataatttctaatggattaataattctttttataaaaaataccaagtaaatttccaaaaattacaataataaatttacatgtTCCTAGGAGAAATTTATCATTATTCAATTAGTTTTTTGTCCATTCCGTCAAGGACTTAAAGTCCAATACTCTATGAAAGGCACCAGATTCAAGTAAGAGAGAGAGTAGAAAGGGAAAGAAttcaagaaagaagagggagtACGAACAGAATACAGGCTAAACTAATTACTAACAAACTAATTGATATGTACTTAATTACAACCaactaactaataaattaatcacaAACTAACTAATTCTGTTTACACTAATTCAGCATCAGCTAATATATCTATCACTCCAACTTATGGTTTTCGATCAAGAAACATGGCGCGATGCACACGTTATGCTAAAAACTGCGCAAAGTGCGTTTGAAGCCTGCAGGAATAGCAGGCACTTTCCCGCAAACTTGAAAAGGTACAAGAAGTACTACCATCTCTTAACTGAAGTATACTCTTCTACCGGGTTTTGAAATTATTAGAGAGGGACTGCATTAATGCCAAGGAGAATCTGTATAGGAAATATTTCTCTGCACTTATGTGGACGGCATGACGATGGAAAAGTGTCTCATTCAGAGACCGCATGGTACCTTTTTAGAAAAAGTCGGAAGTCGAGGAGGACTTCCATAGGATTCGTCTCTTGGAAGAGGAGCGCAAACGGAAAAAGACAGAGCGCAAGAATCGCAGAAACTAATGAAAGGTAGAGCGCGAAACAGAACTTAAAGAATCACATCCTAAGAATACGGAGGCCAAGGACCGTGAAGCCTGCAAAGCAGCGAGGAAAGACAGgaaagaattgaaaagaaaagagaaagtacGAGTAGAGTACGTgtaaagaagagaaagaaggattgcaactaattaattaacaaattgattacaaattaattaattctatttaCACTAATTCAGCGTCAACTAATCTATCTATCACTCCAACTTTTCAAGGAttgctaattattttttagagtcttatagttataattttattaagaaaTTCTTTAAAAGTTAAAGTTActtgtaataatattaatatttttatatgcttGATCCTCTTAGTTGTTGTGAACTTGTTAGATATACCAATCATGTTGTTTATTGATTTTTGTAATTCTAATgtggtaaaataattttatgttctatgcttgtatatatttttctttctaatatATGGAGCTGCATTTTGCAGAGGataaaaatttcagaaataTTACAAGATGAATGGTTTAGAAAAGGATACAAACCACCAATAtttaaagaggaagaagaaataaataCAGACGATGTGACTGCTGCTTTTGATGATTCCagggtaattttcttttctttttttaaataaccatGTAAGTAGTTAAAATAATGTATATTTCTTCCCGTTAAGAATATAagacattttttattcaaaacttttatgttttatctaaGAAGTGTTTTGACTAGCTCAAgaatgttttaatatttttagtaatatcctaaattaattccaaaaaaatttttagttggatattttaattcttaagaAATTTTAATCATCAAATCGATCTTCAAACTTTTACTTTAGAAAAAACGATAAATCGTTCATTGACCTTTCCTCTCGAAAACAAATAAGTTAtcgattaattaaaaatacaaaaatatctatcgttttttaaaatgtgagacatctaaattttttaaaaaaatctatttatctctatatattttaaatataaggACTTAAAAAgtcagaattttttttctttttactttattaGATAAACCAGTTTTTACATCGAATTTAAAGAAATGATTTCCTAATCTATGTGTTGATGTAAAAAATAACTTGTATTTGTGCATAAACAGGTTTGTTCATAAAATATTGTAAGTAAAATTCTGTCTGATTTGTAGGAAAATCTGGTGACAGAAACAAAAGAGAAACCGGCCTCACTGAACGCTTTTGAGCTCATTTCAAGATCAAAGACCTTTAACCTTGAAAGTATGTTTGAGCAGAAATCACTAGTAAGTAAAAACAATGATATAATTTGatcacataaaaaaatttatgcaaatatatatatttgagaaattattttagtaaagaataaaattgagggaaaaatgaaaaattttactaaatttataaCGAACATGTACAAAGtacatgataaaaaaattataaattttttgtttaattactctattagtCTCTATagtttcacaaaatttttaatcaggtctatgtttttttttcttttaattgaatcTTTGCaccaaagatttttttaattggtccctacactttctttttcttttatttgagtcattgcactaattttttttagttgagtcCCTATAAAATTAAACCAATTACTGCAAagaggacctaattaaaaaggAATTAGTGCATGGACCAATTAAAAAGAACAAAGGTAtagaaatctaattaaaaatttacgAAACTATAGAGatcaatagagtaattaaaacTAATGTTTTAAACTAAAAGAAATAATCTTTATGttttgtcaaaattttattttttaccgaAATATTATCCACTATATAATAAAGGCATAGTTTTTATTTATAGGATTAACCACAAAAAACGCTCCGAATTATTCAAACACTGACAAAAATGCACTCGAATTTTACTATCGATAAAAATaccttcaaataatttaaaaatacaacaacaatatccaatagtaaatatatattttcaaaaaataccttaaagattgaattttgatgtgattttttgcaagtatgattataaaaataagatattattatacaaaaaaattagtattttttctttaagtatatattttttataatattttttgttaacaatcaataatacttttaaaaaatcacaaaacaatatatacataacaaaaattcactaaattttaagaataataatatttcaCTTTTATAATCACGCATgcaaaaaattacatcaaaattcaatgtCTAATGTATTTTTcgagaaatacatatttaatgttaattttttttgtaagattatctaacattaaatatgtatttctcaaaaaatacattagagattgaattttgatgcaatttttttaagcatgattaaaaaaagatactattatctttaaaatttggtgatttttcgttaagtatattattttttgtaattttttgttaacaactaataatacttttaaaaaatcacaaaaaatatatatttagaaaaaaatcatcaaattttaataataataataatatctcatttttttaattatgcttGTAAAAATCACATCAAAATTTACTGTTGAGtattgttgttgtgtttttaaattatttaaaaatatttttgtcgataataaaattcaaagacATTTTGAATAATTCGATGGTGTTTTTGGTGGCTAACCcttatttatatttgacaaaatgtATGCTCAATTTGATCCTTATGTGCGCATCAATTTggtttctaaatttaaaaatttttatggcTTTTAACATCAAGACGTAACATTTTAAAGATTTCAAAAAGCAAGTTGAGTCACACGTGTtatttcaaatcctaaatttatTATGACTGGGAGTTTACTTGAGACGAAAATTACTATTACTAATATAGAAGTATCTAATTGAATCGTAGTATATAAAAACCTTTAATATTAGcattacataataattaatctcATTCTTCTCTTTTATCTGTTATAAtggtatttatgtattttttgtgcccactaaaaagatttttattaacaattatataattgtcgctaaaatttttttaacgaTAAAGCATATAAGACGATTAATGTCAAATTGTCGGTAAATATATTagtgattattttattatcgttaaaaataaaataaataatcgttaaaagtaatttttttagtagtataatgtttaattatttgtcaattttattatttaaactgAATATTACAGGGAATGGTAAAGAGAGAAACACATTTTACCTCACAGTGCCCTCCAAATGAAATTATGTCTAAAATTGAGGAAGCTGCCAAGCCTCTTGGATTCAATGTTCACAAGCACAATTataaggtaattaattatgcaTCTCTAAACACTAATTACACAGAAATATTAAGTATTAGTTTCGGTGGAGAAGGAGAAGCATTTCAGACATTTAGAATGAATTTGGATAGTTCCTCTAACACTAAACAAACACCattatttcttttagttaattactttttagtaataattatatatttgttattattatcattatatcaTAATGACAAGTAATAGATTTTTATgaccattaaaaaatatttttttctgaccattattataattatgactaaaatttttttattgacaaaGTATAAGATGATTATTgtataataagataataaaatagtaaaaattaaataaaaataaacaatatcGTAAAATTGGTCTAATATATATCTTCTGTTTCTTTATTGTCCACAAATTTTaggaggataaaaagaaattcaatTATATGTATGTTTAATTATCTGAATTATTAAATTGGTCGAATTGTGTAATCGTTAATTAATctctatattttatatattttagagaCAATTAGAATTTCCTCACACTACAAAATGTGAAATAATATTCTAATAAACTAACATCAATTTTGCAGATGAAGTTGCAAGGTGATAAGAGTGGAAGGAAGGGTCATCTTTCAGTGGCTACTGAGGTATATTGCATGGTTTGAAATCTTATTGATATATGAGAATAAATCACATTATTTTTCTACAGAAAAACTAATTAGCTTGATGCATTAAGAAATGTAACGCTGAGTTTAGTttgtattttcatatttatttttttttataaaattttgaaaatagaaaacacaCTCTAAAAGTGTGTTTGGGACTTTAggttgtgtttttatttttattttcagtattttctgtttttgaaattttgtaaaaaaagaaaagaagagaaaaaaaagattttattattttttttataaaattctaaagataaagaatattaaaaataaaaataaaaaattaaaacataaaccaTACAAACCCTAATTTTTTGAGGCAAGGATTCTGCCTCCCTTTCTAACGGCATTGACAAAGTTGTGTTTCTAACTTGAAAATTggttagttatatatatatttttatattttaacatatttttttattcaaagaaataatttaatgactatttttttttatatatacacgtagtataattcttttatcatataaatatagTTGCAATAAAAGATATACCATCGCCGAGGTTGTCACAACTGCAATAATATTATGATTGAAAGCGCAATTTAAAATCATGACCTTAATTATTCAACCACTTAACAACTAAATTGTTtgaaataaatgttaaataagagTTTTCTAAacctttatttttaatgtgtacttAATATTTTTGCATAAACAAATTATTGCCTATGGCTACAGGTTTTCGAGGTAGCACCCTCCTTGCACGTGGTGGAATTGCGAAAAACAGGGGGAGATACATTGGAGTTTCACAAGGCATGTAACACTTTTCTCcgtttcaaaattaaataagagtttaattagagataaaattttgaaaaaaaaaatccctaattttataatttgataatACATaagtttttaactaattaaaaatataaaaatatctctcACATTTTAAAATGtgagatatttaaattttttcattcaaaatatctaaaaataaatatattttttagaagaaTTTAAATGTCTCATTTTTTAAAGTGAgggatatttttgtatttttaattagttgaagatagaaaaaaagctaaattaaattttagagaaatgctaaaaattaatcttacaataaaaagagaataaaataaaatttttcaagaagtcaaactaaaatttatgcataatttataaaagaaaaattgaaatttgggATCGATTGCCCCTTTTGTTGCATGAGGCTCTGTCCCCTAGTTGAGAACTTATTTGTTTTCGGGATAAAAATTTTGGGACTTATTCGttgttttttctaaaattttccagttaataaaaacaaattttttaaaaattatattttattttaaattttaaatttttaatcttaaattttacactctaatttttaattctaaacactatattataaaaaagaaaattaaaaaagttaaataaaaaataggctaatataataatattaactaattaaaaattatttatttattattctttaaCTAAATCTCCCCTTTCAGCTTTTTTGATATCTTGAAAAATTAATTCACTAGGATataaataattgattaattaagtTGGTGACTTTACTCAATGTTGATTTACATATATGCAGTTCTACAAAAGCTTTTCATCAGGGTTGCAAGACATAGTGTGGCATTCTGAAGAGAACAAAATTGACGAGGAATGAAGGTATGCACTTCTATgatatattcttttttcttaaaaatgaaaaaaaaaattggtctttctaatttattaattcatgTGTTAATAATGTGCCGCAGGTGTTATATATATGTAGATATGAAATTAAGCCGGTTCTTGGAAGAGTATGCGTTAAATTGGGAGAATTCTGAAGATAAATTGGTGCATCTTTGGATTTGCATTCTCTCCAAAATATCTCCTGAGCTTAAGTCATTAGCTTTaagtaaactttttttttttcaaaataaaaaaaaataacggGATTTATTAGCTTGAtaattctttgtatttatttttgaaacgATTTAACTGTAAATTTTTTTGGGAATTTCTCCCAATGCCTATATTTTTAGTGAAGGTGTCCATATTTATTTGTGTATTCTATTtgttaatttcaaatttttaattttaatctacaaattttaaaattattagagtttttatattgtttataatatttttcattttaaaatttagtgcTGATCCAaagttattgtatatataaaataaaatttaaataactaatatttatttaaatagataaataatttgaCCATTTGACCAATTGAACAAATCCAATTGGTTAAAGAAAAATAGtttatctaatattttattagtgTATCTTAGATAACAACTATATAcacatttattttttgtcttttttttatcaaaaatagagAGACTCGAATTCATTACTTTTTAAATGAGTATTGATCTGTTATTAAAACCTGgcacacaacaacaacaacttcgGAACCGAGTATAGCTGGCAGAGATAACCACCTCACTCAAGGCCATCACTATCCCAATAAATCCGGGGCAACGGCTAGCACAAATTCCGTCAAACCTGCAACTAAGATACGAATAACAAACATAATCCATGATAACAAACAGATCGAACAACTCACTATAAGAACTATTCTTACTTGAGCGTTGGAGTCCCTTTACAGGTATCCAACGTCGCCTCTCCAGAAGAAGACAACGTTGCACACTCATTACTCCAAGGGAAGACCGTTCAAGCATCAGCCGAACGAGCTATACCTCGGAGTCCTCTTACCACACAGGAACATTTGGCGCCCACCCTGGGGCCTGAATTTATCTAAACCCACATTTCCTATATTTTGTACATCTTTTCACTTCCTTTTGCAGGATACAACAGATGGCGGACGAGAACAGTCATGCTCCCTCCATCAACCAGGCGGAAATTTTGGCAATCAATGAAGCCCTCAGGGCCGAGAATAAGAAAATGGCCGATCTCCTAAGACAGATGGGGCATGATCGAAGCAAGGGCGAACACAAAAATACTGAGAACAGAGACAACGATGACGAGCATACCTCGAAAACCAAACAAGCCATTCCCAAAACCACCAAAGCAACCACCAAAAAGAGAACCAACCCATTTTCCAAAGAAGTCATGAGCTTCGAAATGCCCCAAAATTTCACCCTGCCGTCGACTTTAAAACCTTACAATAGAATAGGGGATCCAAACGTCCACGTCACGAAATTTCAGGCCATGATGTTCATGAATAAGGATTCCGATCAGATCTTATGCCGCACTTTCCCAACCTTCCTAGACGGAGCCGCCCTGATTTGGTTCTCCAACCTCTCTGAAGGCTACATCTCTAATTTCGATGAGCTGGCAAATCAATTCGTCAATCACTTCGCCGCATCCAAAATATACGTCCATGACTCTGATTACCTAAGCACCATTAAGCAGGGACCGAACGAGAGCCTAAAGGACTATATGACCAGGTTCGTTAAAGCAACCAATGAAATACCTAACTTAAACCCTGAGGTCCACCTCCATGCCCTCAAAAGCGGACTCCGGCCGTGGAAATTCCAAGAATCCATAGTTATTacaaaaccaaaaaccctagCCGAGTTTCGCGAGAAAGCAACTACCCAGATCGACGTGGAAGAATTCCGAGTATTACGTAGAGCAGATAAACCTATCCCATACAAAGATGAAGAAAGGCGAAGCAGACAATCAAACAACAGATCGGACACAAAAATGTTTCGATTAACACCCAAGTTCGACAACTACACCCCTTTCAACACAAAAAGGGAAGACATAATAAAAGACATATTACACTCAAAACTTATCAAACCCCCTAACAGGGCAGGTACATATCAGGACCAACGACATGTGGATAGGTCAAAATACTACGCTTTCCACCAGAAGTACGGCCACACCACGGACGATTGTGTCATAGCCAAAGACGTCCTCGAAAAGCTCGCATGACAAGGGTTGCTAGACAAATACATCAAGAGCCGAGGAAGGAAACAAAGCATGGATGACCCCGGTCAACAATCCAAACCAACTCCCAACTcccaaaacaaaggaaaaaaggtAGATAATGATACCAATCCACCGCGCAGAATAATAAACTACATTTCTGGTGGTTTTGCAGGTGGCGAATGCACAAACTCGGCACGAAAAAGGTCGTACCGAGCTATGATGACAATGACAGAATCCGTCACGCCTCCACAAACCAACAAAGACATGCCGGAGATCTCATTTGCCCCTAAAGACTATAAAGCAAATGACCGCAACTTGGATGACCCGGTTGTCATCACCGCACAAGTCGGTGAACCGTTGGTAAGAAAGATCCTGATGGACCCAGGAAGCAGCGCAGACGTACTTTTCTACTCGACTTTCCAAAAGATGAGGCTCAGCGACAAGAACCTCCAACCATCCTCCGGAGAACTGGTAGGTTTCTCAGGTGAGCGTGTCTCCATCCGAGGTTATATCTGGTTACAAACCACCTTCGGGGAATACCCCAACAGTAAAACCATAGATATACAGTATCTTGTAGTGGATTACAGAAGTTCATATAACATCATTTTAGGCAGACCATCTTTGAACGCATTCAATGCTATTATTTCTACTGTGCATTTGTGTGTCAAGTTTCTTTCATAGGAAAACAAAGTCGTTACCATCTACGGAGACCAGAAAGAGGCTAGGCAGTGCTATAACGCCAGTCTAAAAAATGAACAGCCAAAACCAACGTAGCAACAATACGTCCAAGCAGTATATAACTCAGACCAACTGCCTGCTCTAGCCGACCTGGACCCCAGATCTAACCATAACGAGCGGCCGATGCCAACAGACGACCTTACCAAAGTACATTTAAATGAGGATGACGAATCCAAATACACATACCTTGGCAACGCTCTTAAGGAAGAAGAGCGGGACCAACTG
This sequence is a window from Arachis duranensis cultivar V14167 chromosome 2, aradu.V14167.gnm2.J7QH, whole genome shotgun sequence. Protein-coding genes within it:
- the LOC107472994 gene encoding CBL-interacting serine/threonine-protein kinase 9 isoform X1 → MMEQLKKEISTMKMVQHPNVIKIYEVMASKTKIYIVLELIKGGELFDKIARKGRLEENEARSYFHQLINAVDYCHSRGVYHRDLKPENLLLDKNDILRVSDFGLSTFVQREDKLLHTTCGTPNYVAPEVIHNGGYDGSAADIWSCGVILFVLMAGYLPFDEPNQIALFRKQLNFVYLFRIEKAEYVFPPWFSKEAKKLLSRILDPNPLTRIKISEILQDEWFRKGYKPPIFKEEEEINTDDVTAAFDDSRENLVTETKEKPASLNAFELISRSKTFNLESMFEQKSLGMVKRETHFTSQCPPNEIMSKIEEAAKPLGFNVHKHNYKMKLQGDKSGRKGHLSVATEVFEVAPSLHVVELRKTGGDTLEFHKFYKSFSSGLQDIVWHSEENKIDEE
- the LOC107472994 gene encoding CBL-interacting serine/threonine-protein kinase 9 isoform X2; translated protein: MMEQLKKEISTMKMVQHPNVIKIYEVMASKTKIYIVLELIKGGELFDKIARKGRLEENEARSYFHQLINAVDYCHSRGVYHRDLKPENLLLDKNDILRVSDFGLSTFVQREDKLLHTTCGTPNYVAPEVIHNGGYDGSAADIWSCGVILFVLMAGYLPFDEPNQIALFRKVSTAEYVFPPWFSKEAKKLLSRILDPNPLTRIKISEILQDEWFRKGYKPPIFKEEEEINTDDVTAAFDDSRENLVTETKEKPASLNAFELISRSKTFNLESMFEQKSLGMVKRETHFTSQCPPNEIMSKIEEAAKPLGFNVHKHNYKMKLQGDKSGRKGHLSVATEVFEVAPSLHVVELRKTGGDTLEFHKFYKSFSSGLQDIVWHSEENKIDEE
- the LOC107472993 gene encoding uncharacterized protein LOC107472993, with amino-acid sequence MADENSHAPSINQAEILAINEALRAENKKMADLLRQMGHDRSKGEHKNTENRDNDDEHTSKTKQAIPKTTKATTKKRTNPFSKEVMSFEMPQNFTLPSTLKPYNRIGDPNVHVTKFQAMMFMNKDSDQILCRTFPTFLDGAALIWFSNLSEGYISNFDELANQFVNHFAASKIYVHDSDYLSTIKQGPNESLKDYMTRFVKATNEIPNLNPEVHLHALKSGLRPWKFQESIVITKPKTLAEFREKATTQIDVEEFRVLRRADKPIPYKDEERRSRQSNNRSDTKMFRLTPKFDNYTPFNTKREDIIKDILHSKLIKPPNRAGTYQDQRHVDRSKYYAFHQKYGHTTDDCVIAKDVLEKLA